The Stegostoma tigrinum isolate sSteTig4 unplaced genomic scaffold, sSteTig4.hap1 scaffold_275, whole genome shotgun sequence DNA window ATCTTTGATGCTAAATGTATTACTTGGTATTCCTGTTTGAAAGAGTGAATGTATGCACAAAtattaaattccaagtgcaagaacaaattgctggaaaaacctcaCAGGTCTAGCAACACTTGTCAAAAGATGATGTGTCTCAGGTCCTGGGACCGAGAACAGTTTCCCCTGCGCAGAAGCTGCCAAACTGGAGATTTCCAGTAGCTGATTATCTCAACAAGACCTAAACATTGCACAGGGAAGGGCTGTAGCTCAGAGCCAAACATTTAGACAGGGGGCTGCTCAATCAGGGTATTGACTAGAAGCTGGTCCTGAAAAATTGATTCAGTACAACACTGCTTACTAGCCAAACCCAAAAACACCACAGGCTCAACACTGAATTTCCACTACAAGGATTGACCACTTAATTCCTATAGACAAGAGAAAAAAAGAGCAAACtactggggcaggcattgaatcaaaggttAATCAGAAATAACAGGAGGATTTAATGATCAGGTGTCAAACAGCAATACCAAGAGCCAGAAgcagctgtgaaattatgcaaagtactcagttccatggtgaacactatAATTTGCACAGAGCACAACCAAATTATTTGGATTATGTCACCATAAACAAAGATATTATTGACCCCactcagctgagtgtgagcctgtcaaacaggtactctcccgtgCCATtggcaggggctcccagtctcttcaggttggtgatgtgatctcccagcttcttgatcatcttcacttgctcatccaggtagtgcctctccaggaagtcacacagctggaagacAAAATTAATCCAGATGATCAAAAAGGTGTCTGAAAGTGACCTCCCATCACAGATGTGACCATCATCACCAAGCGGAGGTGGACTCAGGTGATGCCTtggaaaggttttgttttaacaGCCTGCCGGAGGCTGGGAGAAGGTAATTGGATTTTTAACCCAGAGAGTGCACAAACACACCACTTTCTtccaaggaaagagaaagagtttacaaactcacatgagggtcagtgttgccagaggagagtttgtgcagatccagcagactctggttcacacccttctccatctgcagagctctctgcattgcctccagaccattgccccactcatcctgctctggcttctggagggagggaagcaggaacagaaagcacagctcagcaggcagttgtatcattagtctacatctgatcagttagttatccctcatcattgtaggGGAGGTACTGCAAACCAACTTGAATTGGAAGACGACAGCTAGATTTTGTACTGAGGGAATACAAATTTTGTAAACACATTCTACTGTGAATGTAGATTCTCTGAATTCACATGCAGAGAATGGGTACCAATGGAAGTAATTTCTGGCTTGACTATTGTGGCGTTAGAAACATCTTCCAGATTCAGAAAGGCTGGACACTGCTACTTTCCACACTGCAACAATTTCCTGTCTCAGCTTTTGTTACCTCATTCTGTCTAAAGGAGAGTCATTCACATTGATATCTACTCACTATTCTGGTGAGTCTCAATTGCCCTCATAAGTGCAGAGTATTTCCTTTCACCTAAAGGAATCCTATTTTGGTgaacaacctccccttcacagTATTTGTTCAAGGCTAAAGCTAAATAGATGGAGATACCAGTAGATTGTAGCTGCTCACAAAAAGCTGTAAACAGAAGGCTTCAGAATCCAACCTTAATGTCCTGCAGGATGACTcgacctccacgtttattctggaatgccatcagtttctcagagtgttcccgttcctcatgggactgctccttgaagaactcagcaaagtgatgcagggcaacatcatcccggtcaaagtaagagaactgtgggAAGAGAGAGGCTAAAGGAAACTGTCTGAAATTCATGAATGACACTCCTCACTCAGGAACTAACCTGGGCACCATCTTGATTCCACATTTAAGTGGTTaaaaaacagaaagcaggaagtcACCTTCCATGGATGATGAAGGGGACAGCTGTCTATAGCCATTAGACATCTCTGCTCTGCAGGTTAGAAACACGATTGTTCAGGAGGTGGAGACCAGTTTGGCCCCTGTCCAACTGAATGAAGGGACATGTGTTCATTAACACAATGAGAAAGCTCAGTCAGCAGCCTCATTATCACTatcacccacctgaataaccTCAGTGTCCTACCACCCACTCCACAGAATTTTAACTGCtttgttagagagagagaaaaaaaccaGTCTGAAAATGTGCCCCTTTCCTCACATTGCATAGCTCAAAGccacttctgagaaagggtcaatggacccagaGCTTGGATTTCTTCCAGCTCTGTAGAGCTTTTCTAGCTATTTTTGTTAGTGTTTAATGTCTCACAGCAGCTGTTCTTTTAGTTCAGGGAACTTTACACCTTGAGCACAAGACAGTCTGGTGAATAGGGCAaggttttaaacaaaaaggagTATATTTGTGTCAGGAAAAGTTTCCACCAGGGAAGGCTTTTGTTGAGAAAAGGAATGCAACCAAGTTTAAAAAAGTTAGTTATTGACCAAAACCAGATCATCCTTCCAGAGTCAGATGAAAAATCACCAAAGGTTATATTGTCCAGAGACAGCAAGCTgggcatccacatccaggagcCAGTTGGACACAAAGACAATGGTCAAGTTTTgaacagagagtcagtgttaagaCCTGCACTAGATTGCAACAGGGGAAGGGCCACAGAAAATAATACATGTTACAGCTAATTCATTAACCCAGCGTAAAAACCAAACAGGTCAACACTATCATAGCACAAGCTTCAGTTCCACaaagctcaccatggagaggtaaacataggaggaatagagctccaggttgatctgcttgttaacagcatcctcacagtccttgtggtagttctgacacacttgggaaaccatcttcactattcctgctcacaagcaccaagaaaactctagaactaagtctctctctcccacaggctcttgtatttatagtcctgggaccatcctgcagtcacacagagaggcagaactgatgatgactgacagttgctgctagccaatcaggaaccacccctgcatacaggcaccaatgagagagagggggagggtgtgttaagcagagctgatcagaggtggagatgagagccaggtctggatggttattctgtgattggaacagcaggaggccattcggcatctCAAACCTTCTGTACCACTCACTCATGTCAGAGGTCAtttggttcttttttaaaagaaggtgATTTGGTTTGAGAaaagttttcacatttttttatATTAAGGTGGTTGTGAGCAACTGCATGAGGGATTCAATGAGGAAGAGGGGCATCAGTTTCTCAGCTTGTTGTGCTGGGATTTGGGAAAGAAAGTTGGGAAATTGTCTCTGGGTCATCGAAAATTATAAGTGTCAgctgtggaaaagacaggaaggatgttcctgattatgGGGGAGTTCAGGACCAGGGTTTGCAGTCTAAGAatacatttaggactgaggtgaggagaaatctcttcacctcgGGGGGGGGCGAAGCggtggaacctgtggaattctctgccacagaaaaggaTTGAAGCCAAAACAGGAATTGGGGAGAGCTTTGAGGGCTGGATCAAAAGGGTGAGAATATGGTGCTGAGTAAtggaatcagccacaatcacatgaatggcagagcaggctgcaagggatgaatggccgactcaacatttattttctatgattctatgtttgtGCAACCAGCGCAGCCAGGGTCTTGTGGTTTAGGGGTAATGTCCCTAGCTTTGGACCAGGAGGCCTTGGTACAAGTTCCTACCAGATCCAGAGATCTTAAATCATCTCTACAGGCAGATTTAGAAAACAACCAGAACAGGTACAGGcacaaaggaccgaatggcctcctgctgtgccataacaattctccgattctgtggtgggtctgtacctgagcagaatctccctgcctccagctcCTGCCTGTGGATTGTCACCTCGCAGTGATGGAGAGCCTCGAGTGTTCTGTTGGTTCTCAGAGTGATACCTGAAGAGGATTTCACCTCGTGGCAGGGCCACCCTGGACGGTACGATCGAGGGGAGGGTCCTGACAAAGTGCAATGCAAAACCAGTCCCCAGCGGCCATCCAGGTAGAAGATTAGGTGTGTGCGATCGTTGGCTGTGACAGTGGGTGAAGGCCAGCAGTGGGGGGATCCCCAGTCAACATTTCTTTGCCAGTGGAACTGGGTCTACCTTATGTAAAGGACCATGTCTCTGCTGATGTGTAACAGCTTTCCCACATTAAAGGTGCCTTCTacaggtggaattcaaaccctgTCCCCAAACTCTCAGAATTTCCTGGGTGGAAATTCAGAGCGTTCTTCACAACAGGAGGCAGTTCAGCCCACCGTTCCTGTATTAGCTTCTGAAAGAGCTACctgattagtcccactttccagccctatctctgtcactctctaAATTCGTCACTTCTAACGACATATCCAACTCTTGTTTTGAAACCACCCATGGAATCCATCTCtgtcactctcccaggcagcacattccaaatccgaacAACTTTCTGAGCAAAGAGgtttcttcccatttcactctgatctCCCCTACTGACAAACTGTGAACTCTCGTCACTGACAAGTCAACTGCTGAAATCAGAATATCCTGTTTACtctatcaaaattgttcatagttttgatcacgtcaacaaggtcacctctcaataaggtcacctgcaAGGAGATTTACCCCATTTTCCTTAATCTTTCCGTGTCtctaaaattcctcattcctgggctcattctgataaatctcctttgaactcttttGCAGGTTCTTCTTGTCCTTCCTTGAATGCCACGCCCAGAACTGAGTACATAATtgaaatgtggtctaaccaatgatttgtagaggtgtaacaTCAATTCATTGCTTTTATACTCGATGcctcaatttgaaaacacaaggttcatagaacaatacagcgcagaacgggcccttcggccctcgatgttgcgccgacctgtgagctaatccaagccccacctcctacaccatcccgtcatcatccatatgcttatccaaggactgtttaaatgcccctaacgtggctgagttaactacattggcaggcagggctttccacgcccttaccactctctgagtaaagaacctgcctctgacaaatgtcttaaatgtaccACCccgcaatttgtagctatgcccccttgtacaagttgaagtcatcatcctcggaaaaagactctcactgtccaccctatctaatcctctgatcatcttgtatgtctctattaaatcccctcttagcctacttctctccaatgagaacagatccaagtccctcagcgtttCTTCATAggccctgcgctccagaccaggcaacatcctggtaaatctcctctgcacctttcccaatgcttccacatccttcctgtaatggggtgaccagaactgcacgcaatattccaaatgaggccgcactagcgttttgtacagttgcagcatgacatcacggctccggaactcaatccctctactaataaaacctaacacacggtAAGCCTTCTTATCAGCATCATCAACCtcggtgacaactttcagggatctatgtacatggacaccaagagccatctgcacatccacactgccaagaatctttccattgacccggtattctgccttcctgctATTCCCCCAAAAGTgaatcaactcacatttatctgcattgaactccatttgccacctttcagcccaattctgcagtttatccaagtctccctgcaacgtgcaacattcttccacaccgtccaccactccaccgactttagtgtcatctgcaaacttactaacccatccacctatgcctgcgtccaagtcatttataaaaatgacaaacagcagtggtcctaaagcagatccttgaggcacaccacgagtgacctgactccaggctggatattttccatcaaccaccactcgttgccttctcacagaacgccagtttctaatacaaactgctaaatctccctcaatcctgtgcctctgtattttctccaatagcctaccatgtgtagccttatcaaaggctttactgaagtccatgtacaccatgtcaactgcccttccctcatccacatgcttggttcaCCTCAGCCTTCTCAATAACAGCTTCATCTTGGCTGGTCACTTTCAGATAATCACATACTTGAAACCCaaagtctctctgctcctgtactcacatcagatttgtaacatcgagcctgttttgtctttctatGTTTCTCAAACAAAATGTGTTATTCACATATTTTTAGTGTTGAAATTAGAAAGTGATTGTCAAAGTCAAGCCTTACCCAATAAATATCTAACAGCACGTGCACATATTATCTTCTCCacaaagaagctgtttttgacaTTATCCTGGATGATTCAGTTGGAATGTGAAAACTATAATCCTATTTTGCACACAGTCCTCAATGACCATAGACAAGAAATAGATTCTGTCTGTTCACTCTGTCAAATCCATTAATCCTCTGAAATTTCAAACACGgccatcccttaaccttctacacAGAGGGACTGGGACAAGCCGTTGTCATCAATGAACCAGCTCTCTGTCCAAGTTCATTGCAGAAATTCTGTGCATAACCATCTTTGGGTCGAAGCTGCTAGAACTGAGCACT harbors:
- the LOC132208064 gene encoding ferritin, middle subunit-like, whose product is MVSQVCQNYHKDCEDAVNKQINLELYSSYVYLSMFSYFDRDDVALHHFAEFFKEQSHEEREHSEKLMAFQNKRGGRVILQDIKKPEQDEWGNGLEAMQRALQMEKGVNQSLLDLHKLSSGNTDPHLCDFLERHYLDEQVKMIKKLGDHITNLKRLGAPANGTGEYLFDRLTLS